The stretch of DNA GCGCAAGTGCGCAAGTTCTAAGAAATCAAAATTTCAGTTCCTGGACTAGATTTCAGGATCCCAAACCCCAAGGCCAGCTTTTTTCACTGTGATAATTAAAGTTTTCCTCCTTTTCTTCCTCAGATATATCCATGAAAACAGAGTCTCGTGCACATACATTCCATTCTTGTGTGATGGATCAACGCTTCCAATATTCTGTAGATCGCCTCAGTTTCAGGGTGTGACCTATCACCAGCGTGAAAGTAGTGAATGGAACCATGCAATTCGACCCAACTTCTTCCTCTAAACTCACGGACTCCTTTCGTATTCATGACATGCCTCACAGTTTCTGCATTGTCCCATTTACTTACAGAGCAGTACATATTTGACAGCAATACGTAATCTCCAGTTCCAAGATTCTTTAATTTTTCCAACCGCAATTTCACCCAACTCGTAATTTTTACATGTTTTCAAGCACTAAGCAGTGCCGTCCATGCAACAACATCAGGTTCCATCGACATTTCCTGAATTAATGCACAAGCTTCTTCTAGCAGTTCTGCTCTTCCAAACAGATCAACCATGGCTCCATAATGCTCAAGCTGTGGCTGAATCGAGAAATTCTTTTGCATTATGTTAAAATAATAGCGACCCTGGTCTACAAATCGCAAATGACTACATGCTGTCAGAATACCGATAAAGGTAACGGATCGGGTgggtgaaattttttttatttgcatgtttaagaACACTGATATTGCATCTGAAACAAGGCCATGTATCACGAAACCGTTAATCATAGCATTATATACGGAAACATCATATCTTACAGCAGTACCAAATATAGATTTAGCTATCTCAATTCTTCCACATCTTGAGTACATATCTATGAGTGCAGAAGACAAAATATATTTAGTTGAATTTTTTTCTCGATCATCAACTCATGCACCCACTGTCCATGATTAAGAGCTCCAAGCCTGGAGCAAGCGGTAATAGCAAACGCAAAAGTAAATCCGTCCAGTTCAGTACTTGCTTTTAACATGTCTTTGAATATGCCAATTGCCACAAGAAAGTATCCGTTTCTTACACAACCTCCAATTTTTAAGTTCCATGTGACTATATCTCGAGCAGATGAtgacaaaaatattttcttggcaACATCAAATCAACCTTCATGAAACTATCGATAACCCAATTGGAAGAAACCACAACAAATTAAGGTGGCAAAATTCATCTAGTAGTTTCTTTAGCAAGATTGAGTTGTTCACACGATGTATACACAGTAATCAACTGGGATAAAAGGGATCCGTACATTCCATACCCATGTTTAATGATTTTTCCGTGTACAGAATTCGCTGTTCTGAAATTTTGGGATAGCTTGCACCCTTCAAGAATATAAAGAAGTGTTCGATCATCTAGAGAAATCAGCCCATAAAGGAGAATCAATTATAGAACCGAGAAGAAACGTAAGCATTTTACACCTGAATACGAAATCTCATTCACGCTGGACACAACGGAAAATTTAAAGTTGATTGATTTGGCCTTTTAATATTTGGAATTCTAAAAACATCTTCAGCCACAGATCCgcaaattaatcaaacaacaaaacAATATCTAAAAGCatgtaaattttaaatacaaaagtaaaaaacaaaaaacatttttaagaAGTACACTCGTCAAAACCAGCACACCAATCCCCAGTCGGATAATAAATCAAACAAccaaacaaagttgaacttaGATGATCTATCCACTTTTCACTTTCTTCAAACGCCAAAATTTAAAACTTCAGCTCGATGTACTGATTCCATTCAGAAAAACATAAGAACTGCGAACGATACAAGATTACACTCTAAAACACTGAAATGCcacaaacaaataaaaaagcggaaaaacaaaaacaaaacaaacaaacaaaacaagCAGAATCAGGCCAAATGGAAAGAAAAGAACCTGTCACTGAATGAAGGGTTCGAGCTGAAggaatgaaaaatgttatggGATGAAAGTGGACTTGTTTAGTGATCCAAGAAACGGTGTTTTTGAAGAAAATAGGTTCCTTCGCTGCAGAATCTTCATCTATTtctcaaataataaataataaatttcattacaaatatccttcaaaaataaataaaaaaaaattagtctcCTCAAGAGCCGGGCTTCGTAACCCCGGTTCTTCTCTAAAATCAAAGGGACCCGGCTTACTAACCCCGGTTCCTTGTACCTAACAATTTACAATTCCCCTTTTTCTAAGGTTGAAATGTAAAGCAAATAAATCAAGAAAAGTCCATTATATCCCTCCGTTCCATCACCATCGCCCTGATCGACGCTACCGCCTTCATCAACTCCGGTCGAAGCTACGTCCACCGCCTGCCATGGTTCACTTCTCTGTCTTTTTCTCCTTTCCTTTTGTGCGTTTCAATATTAATTTGTTTCGTTAGTTTTTTATAGTTGGTAAACCTATTCTCACGCACGTATTTACATGAATTGCGGACATGGTTGAAACGCGGAAAAAGAGATGAAACAGGAGTTTTTTTTCCATTCAGCTTACTCTAACCATTTTATGTGGTTTGTTTCCTCATAGTATTGTATTTTTTGTTATCCAAATGGCTTTTTGTAGGCTCAAAAAAATCTTTCATGTCGATTTTTTGTAAATCTAATTCAGTAGATGAATACAGAATCCATGAATTTCGATTGTGGTGATTTGGTAAATATTGAAAGCATAAGTTACTTATGAAAATCGAAGTGCATTTAAAGAGATTTAATTGGTAGAAACCTAAAGTTAAGCTATCTATTTTATCTGATCGGATGGCTAGTTCTATAGCTCTTCATGGAATTTGAGGATGTCAATTTTCGAAGAAACAGGAGAGTGTTGTGCAGTAATCTGTCGAGTTTTGATTTCTATCTTTGATccaatttctttaaattttaagcTTCTGTCACAAACTGTTATTTATTTCCCATAGAAGGTACTTTGAGAGTCAGTGGTACACACACTGGTAATTCGGGAAAGTAAACCATGGATGTAATTCATTTCCATTTTTAgcatgatatattgatttatcttCAAGTGCTCATAGGAAAGGATGATATCTTGCGAGTGATCAAGTCCTGGCATGCAACTTTAGGGATATGAAATTCTTTTCCAGAACAATTGAAAGGTTATTTTATATCTGTTCCTATGTTTCTGTTGTATCGATGAGGCATATTTTTGTGTTGCAAGCAGTATTTCTTGCCCAGGTAACATGGTACTGATACGACTTGGAAATGCGCTATTCGATTAGCTCTGAATGAATGCTACATTTTCTCATGCAATTTTGATCTATCTTGATAGTATTAAGGTCTTCTGCCAATTTTGAATTGAGAGTCGTGGATAACTTATCTATTTTTTATATGTACTGCAAATAACTTACGTTTATCTTAACGCAATTTTATGCTTGCTTTCATGTTTGGATCTTGTTTTTATATTTGACATTCCTGAAATAGCTTAAATGTCCAGTATTAAACAACAGATAATCATATTTGGACCCCCGGGTTATATTGAACTTAAGAACCAACTCCCCCACCATTAAAATCAAGAGTAATTATTTGGGAGGCTGTGTTCAATTGCTAATTCATTATTATTGTCACTTAATTTTGTAGGCTGCGAGGATTCTCGCAAACTTGATTGTAATGGGCTCTGGAATAATGGCCAGAGCGTTGGTGCAAGCATATCGTCAGGCACTTGCAAGTAAGTCTTTTTTTGGGATTCTGACTGGCGTTCTTGTGTAAGCTTATTGTGAACATCTTAGAAGCTTCAACAGATTATAAGATGTGTTCAATGACAACCTTTTATATGGAGAAATAGTAAGAATAGTTGGGGGTCTCTTTGTTTTCGATTCAGGAGCTTTGAATCTGATAACATATCACTGTTGGTGCATATGAGCCTTCACCATAACAGTTCAATTTGATCGAATGTATCTTTTGCTTTCATTGAAATTAGTTTGGGAATAACTCATGGATTATGATCATGCTGTGTGGTCAGATCCTTTTTTAGGATTGGCCTTTTTCAATATTTCTTAcacttttactatttatttcaGATGCCTCAAAGAATGGAGTTGCTCAAGAAGCTGTGCAGAACATCAAAAGGGCAGGTAAGACAATGACTGAAGAAGAGGCAAGGCAAATTTTAGGCGTCACCGAACAGACAACATGGGAAGAGATTTTGAAGGTTTCACCTCCCCTATACAATCACTAAAAGAAGTCTGTATGTTTTTTTTCTGTTTTCTTCAAATAATGGCCTTGACTTGGAATATCACCTCTTGTTTTCAGAGGTATGATAACCTGTTCGAACGGAACACCAAGAATGGGAGTTTTTATCTTCAATCAAAGGTCCACAGAGCCAAAGAGTGTCTGGAAACAACAATTCACCAAACAAAACCACCAGAAACGAATTGAATGGATTACGCAGTCTCCCACCACTCTTCTGCATATTTAGGGATGGGGAGCTGCCCAAGAATTCTTGGCAGGTTTTCGTCTCACGCGTCTTCCAACTGTGGCTTTCCTACAATTTTGATACAAAATGTTACTCTTCCGCCCCTCGATATGTATTGATATTTGGCTGATGGTTCTGACTTCTGTATAATTTGAAGACCAGAATTTTTAATTTCCAACATTAGCATTTGATACTTTGTCCTGTTTGTAGCCTTACCAAATCTAAGTTTAGGAATGCCTAACAATTCATGGCAACTCCTTGTTTCAAAGTATTGTAATGCTTGAGCAAAAGAAACGAGACCTCTGGTGCTCCAACCTTAacgggaatttttttttttttttatgagtgtAGGAAGCTCGGGGAGgttttattttttctaattaattttCTTTAAGCTAAAGATTCGACTTGTTCGGTCCAAGTGAGTGATTGGGTTTGTCATCAGATTTATGTTGGATTAGTTTGGTCGGCACAAGAATCGAATAGTATTTCAGTATTCACATCTTTATGTCGAGCTTAAGTTAAATTTTACTGAGGTGTCCTAAAAGTAAAACGAgcgatttgatatatatatatgtaggcTTAATTTTGCATTTGAGTTTAGGGCAGGTTAATTAGAACCTAAAGCTTAATTTTGCTTGATTTGAATGTGGTTTATGAATACTCTTATGAATTACAATAACACTAATAAATCAAAAGCACACGGGCGATTTGATATACAACAAGCGAACGTATTAAATGAGTCATCGCCCAGGAGAAGAGATTGATATAGAAATCTGAAATATATTTGCATTTATTCAAATTAAGTCGAGTACAAGAATTTGATCGTGTCATGAAAGATATTTGACCTCGTCATAAAAGATATTAGGGCCAACCGAAAAAGTTTGGAATTAAGCTCAAATTGTTTGTACCAttgcaataataaaatataaatattgtaATGTATCATACTGCCTTACCTTTCCATTTGGATTGCCAGAAAATACAAGGAAAAAAACCTAAATTCATTTCAGATGTATGTTAGGTTATACTTCGGATGACTTTTTTTTTCGAGGATAATAgaacattaattttttaaatatatatatataattggatTCAAGAGTATTTTGGTAATTTATCAGGTAAATTGTAAGCATGAATGcgcacacaatttttttttttaaaaaaaaacaatcttAGGTCAACAAATTGTAAAGTTCCTCTCAATTCTCAGCGGAAGCAATGATATACCCAGGCTAATAGCAAAAATAAGAAATACGCTCTGGATGACCAAAATAtatttcttcacaaattgaaCAGAATCTTTATCAACAAAATGAAACTCTGTACAACTTCATCATTCAAGAAATGTTTCTGGAGCAAATGTTTTCCAACAAAATGAAACATTACACATTAAACAAGAAATATAACATTTCTCATTTAACTAGAAATATTTCTGTACTAATTTTCAAAGTGTCACGTGCAAAATTGATATATAAACAACTTCAATTGTTTTCACCAGTAAGACGGGAAAAGATCTCACCAGAAGCTTAACGAAGGTGATGCTGGTGCTCCATACATGGGCCACATGAAAAGAAATGCTGTAAGTGAATCTAAAGATTGTCATGTATTTGGAGTAATACCCCGAGCTCGCATGTAACTCAAAAACTGGGAAGGCAACTCTGCCAAAAGAGATTGAGTCACCGAGATCTCTCCGCCTgcataaatattaaaatctgGGTATCAAAACAATCTTTTAGCGTAATTTTAAATTCCAACTTTAGATAACAGTTATATTGAATCGACCCCGACTGCAACactaaaatttataaagtaataATAATGGTACAATTCAAATCTTTAAAATATAGGTTAACCCATGCATAACACTTTGGTTGCTTTCTCGCAAAGGTTATCAGAGAATCCAGGGATTTGGATTATTTTTCATGCCGATCCAAAAATCCCCACCACTTGCTTCGACTGAGAATCAATCCAGTGCCATTGGTTctgatatttaattttttggcCAAGCATCTGTCATCGTTTCAGAAAGCACATCTTTTGAGCTATACAACAACCAAGCGTCATGCTCGTATATTATCCCATATAGGCCAAGAGGTTCTTTATCTAATATATTTGAGGCCTACCCTGTATATCTCGGAAAGGGACAAACTGAACTATATCACGTGATGCAACCCTTCCACTCGAACTTTCAAGTCTCTCCCCTTTATCAGCATCTAATATCTGCTAAAAAAAATTGGCAACATTATACCATAGAAGTGGGGTAGATGTTAAATATCAGCAGGAGATGTTGCTACGGCCATTTTAGGAAATGCTTTTAACAAGTAAAGACCATTTAAAGAAGATAAGAAAAACATATACCTCCATTTCCTTAAAATCAGCACCTCCAACCCCAACAATTAGTATGGACAGTGGCAGATCTGATGCCATAACGAGGGCATCCTTTGTTTCCTGAAGATCGGTTATAACCCCATCCTAAAGAGATTCGGGTGTGGAAAACAGATATTAAATGACAGGATCAAACAAAAAACACATGAAAACAAATAGAAGTGACAATGACTTGACCTAATCGCAAGGTTATTACAGTTCTGTTACGAGATGCAGATGTACCAACAAAAACGCAATTCAACATAGACAGTCCTTGTATGAAACttgaaagtttaaaattttcattacCGTGATGATCAACAAAATGAAATACTTTTTTTCACTATTGGCAACAGATCCACTAGCTATCTGTGCTGCCTTTGTAACTACATGCCCAAATAATGTAGGTCCAGCCAGTGAGACATTAAAAAGAGCACTTGTATATGCCATCATAATCCCATGAATTCCTTCAACCTGGGAGAAATGATAAGTAATGATGAAAATTCACCACTAGTGGAGAGAAACAAGTTTTTAAAAAGAAGGTTCACCTCACAATAATGACTGCTGCCATTTAAGTTGAAACAATGGGATACAGGACCATCAATTGGACGTGCTCCAAAACCCCAAGAAGGAAATTTTTTGTCTGAATCATAAAACTGCAAAACTCCACCAACCTCTGAAATTGCCTAAATTTAGAGAAGTTAAATTAGTTGTATGTTTTCACACCCATATGCATTAAAATCACTTAGAAACATATCTCACTCTCTGATATGCATTTAGTCGTCCTGAAGGATCGATATAGTGCAATGAATCCGGTAATCGGGGATTGCCATTTGAAGCTGATAAACAAGTGAGCATTAGTGAATAGGTATCAAGTGAACATTAGTGAAGGCCTATTCAAAACTCCGATcaaattgttatatatatatatatatatatatatatatatattgacgtGCATTCATCACTGAGAGATAGAAGCAAAAGACGCCATATATTTGAAGGTAGGGTAAGGGAAACATTGATATATTAGCTTTtcttcctatatatatatatatatatatatatatatatatatatatatatatatattgacgtGCATTCATCATTGAGAGATAGAAGCAAAAGACGCCATTTATTTGAAGGTAGGGTAAGGGAAACATTGATATATTAGCTTTTCTTCCTAAATTTTATATCGCTAAGGAAAATGATAATCACAAATGTATGCTCATGCATAATCCACCTTTGATACTTCAacctttttttataatattgcATTATAGTAGCTATTAAATTAAGTAGGCCATTTTGTAACTTAGGCTTATGGTCCCTCATATGTCCACAACGAAGAGGCAACACAGTTTTAGACAATCAAATGATTACAATATTTTGCATCGAATTTCATGTTTGATTTATTCAGAATTCCGAACAGTAAAAGATGTTAAAAAAAGGAAAGCCACGTAAATGTGGTTCAACCACCTGACCTACATCCACTGTCCAAGGACCATATGCCCAAATAAACTGTAAATCTTATTTATTATTACAGTCACTACCTCTTCATAGGcaataaaattccaaaaatGAGAACAATTAATGGATGAAATCAATATAATCTATTCATGATCAAATCAGAAAATTATTTCTACATGGTGCACAATCTTGTGATCATATTTCTACAGTTTTTCGGTACTCATTTGTGTAATAAGTAGACCGCGCATTTTCCCCCTTATTTAAGATAAAGAGAATTTTGAAGCAGCTACCGTCTTGTACTTTTCAATGCATTGGGCAAAGGGACAGAAAAAAGTTAAATATGACAAAATATGCCATAGCAGCAGTAGGGAGTAATGAGTGAAGTGGATCAAGTTGAAAGGTTGAGGCCACTAGAGGAACCACAAGCTTATATACAAAAAGGTGAGGCAGTCCCAGCTTTTAGGAATTACATGACCACTGCATCTCTATATACATGTCTATTAACATCAATATAATTGGGTGAGTATTAGGTTTCTGAGGAACTCACCTATATCTTAAATGGCTAAACCCAAAAATACAGAAAATTAGTAAGTAACCTTGAACCCGACCTCTAGCCCAAACAGCCCACTGGAATTGGTTGAAACAATATCAGGTAACCTCCACTATATAGCAGGATCTGCTCCGGATTGAACCAGCAAGTACCGTTTTAGGAAGGAGAAAAATCAGGCTTAGAACAAGAAGTAACCTATATCAACTTAATTTAGAAATGTCTTAACAATACAAAAACCAcacaaaatttataattcttcCCATCCACTAGTACATGGCTTGGTTTGGATTTCACAATAAGAACTCTTTATCTTAGACGTGTATTATAACAAGTCGCATGCTCTCACCAAAAAATTTCCTTAAGACAATAAATACCACCAATGGAGCATAATTATGACGCATGAATCTAGGCAAAACCTAGAGCAGCATAAAATGATTATCTAACTATCACCGAAAAGAATCTATAATTcaatgcacaaactgaaattgaaGAAAGTGAGCAAGGTACTAATATCCAGTTCTCGAAATATTAAACAGCTCTAGCAAACAGTAGACAACCAAAACAAAATCAAACACACATGTAGACAAGCATACCAGTGAAATCGATTGCAACCATGAAGTTCAGCTCAAAACCTCCAGCCAAGTAATCTAGGAATGTATGACGGATGTTTTCTGAATACTTGTCCACGAACAACTGACTCTTTAAGACCTATGGATTAAAGACAAACACCAAGCAACAATGACACTCTGGTAGGAAAATTTATTGAGGAAAACTAGAAATTTTACCTTGTTTTGGTGATTTTGCCCAACAGACACTGGGATGAACAAATTCTCCCCTGTGACAACAGAATGCAGCTTATCTAACTCTGCCAGTGATTTTTGAACTTTCCTGGACAATAAGGACATGGAGAATGCAAGTTCAGAAACTGTAAACATATTTGGCAAATAGAAAAGAACAGTCACTTACCCGAGTAAATCATGTTTTCCATTGCTATTGAAGTTAAAACACTCAATAGTTAATAGGCTGTCCTGTAATAGTAAGAATATATTATTGCATTGAAAACAAATATATTATTGCATTGAAACACAATTTAATGCCCCAAAAACAGAAAGAAGAAAAGCTTCTATAAAAAGGATGAGCAAAAATAATAACTTCCAATTTTGCATTCGGTTCTATTTCAACTATCCATGTTTCATTTGAACATACCAATGCCAGTCCATGATATAGCTCGTTATAGGGTTTCAGCATGGAATTAGTTTTTCATGGTTAGCTTGAATGAAAACTCCATATTTCGTCAGACAAGTGGGTAGGACCATGGAGAAAGATATTTAATTCTCATCTAACATGGAAGTATGCCACCAAGTGAGAGGATGTGGTTTCAGTTTAGGTGCAATCTTTTGATGCAACCTTTTAGGACTAGTTGCAGTACCTTACTTCCAACTTGCTGAATACTCAAGAAAATTGGTTTCCATTTTGGATTATGGTCATTATTCAAGACTTCAGTTTTGCAAATTGGAACGGTTACACCACTTTCTGTGATTTTCGATATCACCAGAAAAGGATCCTGTTAACACAACCAATACAAGAACCTTTATATCAGCTCTTCCACCTTCATATGCAAATACAAAAGCAAAATATAAAGGAAGAACTTCCATACGCATTTGCAGAAC from Primulina eburnea isolate SZY01 chromosome 6, ASM2296580v1, whole genome shotgun sequence encodes:
- the LOC140834990 gene encoding protein BONZAI 1-like isoform X3; translation: MGNCFSDVSGGRSAVGGSTSSVANPTNDAVDAFLRSRGQNGLFSRIELSLSASNLRDRDVLSKSDPMAVLYMKGIDGLLQELGRTEVVLNSLNPNWIRKHIVTYQFEMVQNLVVRVYDVDTQFHDVDVKALKLEEQQFLGEACCSLSQIVTKTNKTLTLDLGWKEIRSPTHVQRYGQLTIYAEEIVASKTTIELKLRCSDLESKDLFCKCDPFLVISKITESGVTVPICKTEVLNNDHNPKWKPIFLSIQQVGSKDSLLTIECFNFNSNGKHDLLGKVQKSLAELDKLHSVVTGENLFIPVSVGQNHQNKVLKSQLFVDKYSENIRHTFLDYLAGGFELNFMVAIDFTASNGNPRLPDSLHYIDPSGRLNAYQRAISEVGGVLQFYDSDKKFPSWGFGARPIDGPVSHCFNLNGSSHYCEVEGIHGIMMAYTSALFNVSLAGPTLFGHVVTKAAQIASGSVANSEKKYFILLIITDGVITDLQETKDALVMASDLPLSILIVGVGGADFKEMEILDADKGERLESSSGRVASRDIVQFVPFRDIQDAWPKN
- the LOC140834990 gene encoding protein BONZAI 1-like isoform X1 → MGNCFSDVSGGRSAVGGSTSSVANPTNDAVDAFLRSRGQNGLFSRIELSLSASNLRDRDVLSKSDPMAVLYMKGIDGLLQELGRTEVVLNSLNPNWIRKHIVTYQFEMVQNLVVRVYDVDTQFHDVDVKALKLEEQQFLGEACCSLSQIVTKTNKTLTLDLGWKEIRSPTHVQRYGQLTIYAEEIVASKTTIELKLRCSDLESKDLFCKCDPFLVISKITESGVTVPICKTEVLNNDHNPKWKPIFLSIQQVGSKDSLLTIECFNFNSNGKHDLLGKVQKSLAELDKLHSVVTGENLFIPVSVGQNHQNKVLKSQLFVDKYSENIRHTFLDYLAGGFELNFMVAIDFTASNGNPRLPDSLHYIDPSGRLNAYQRAISEVGGVLQFYDSDKKFPSWGFGARPIDGPVSHCFNLNGSSHYCEVEGIHGIMMAYTSALFNVSLAGPTLFGHVVTKAAQIASGSVANSEKKYFILLIITDGVITDLQETKDALVMASDLPLSILIVGVGGADFKEMEILDADKGERLESSSGRVASRDIVQFVPFRDIQGGEISVTQSLLAELPSQFLSYMRARGITPNT
- the LOC140834990 gene encoding protein BONZAI 1-like isoform X2; amino-acid sequence: MGNCFSDVSGGRSAVGGSTSSVANPTNDAVDAFLRSRGQNGLFSRIELSLSASNLRDRDVLSKSDPMAVLYMKGIDGLLQELGRTEVVLNSLNPNWIRKHIVTYQFEMVQNLVVRVYDVDTQFHDVDVKALKLEEQQFLGEACCSLSQIVTKTNKTLTLDLGWKEIRSPTHVQRYGQLTIYAEEIVASKTTIELKLRCSDLESKDLFCKCDPFLVISKITESGVTVPICKTEVLNNDHNPKWKPIFLSIQQVGSKDSLLTIECFNFNSNGKHDLLGKVQKSLAELDKLHSVVTGENLFIPVSVGQNHQNKVLKSQLFVDKYSENIRHTFLDYLAGGFELNFMVAIDFTASNGNPRLPDSLHYIDPSGRLNAYQRAISEVGGVLQFYDSDKKFPSWGFGARPIDGPVSHCFNLNGSSHYCEVEGIHGIMMAYTSALFNVSLAGPTLFGHVVTKAAQIASGSVANSEKKYFILLIITDGVITDLQETKDALVMASDLPLSILIVGVGGADFKEMEILDADKGERLESSSGRVASRDIVQFVPFRDIQAQKMCFLKR
- the LOC140834989 gene encoding mitochondrial import inner membrane translocase subunit PAM16 like 1-like isoform X1; translation: MAARILANLIVMGSGIMARALVQAYRQALANASKNGVAQEAVQNIKRAGKTMTEEEARQILGVTEQTTWEEILKRYDNLFERNTKNGSFYLQSKVHRAKECLETTIHQTKPPETN
- the LOC140834989 gene encoding mitochondrial import inner membrane translocase subunit PAM16 like 2-like isoform X2 — encoded protein: MGSGIMARALVQAYRQALANASKNGVAQEAVQNIKRAGKTMTEEEARQILGVTEQTTWEEILKRYDNLFERNTKNGSFYLQSKVHRAKECLETTIHQTKPPETN